In one window of Rhinopithecus roxellana isolate Shanxi Qingling chromosome 15, ASM756505v1, whole genome shotgun sequence DNA:
- the LOC115893488 gene encoding LOW QUALITY PROTEIN: olfactory receptor 5G3-like (The sequence of the model RefSeq protein was modified relative to this genomic sequence to represent the inferred CDS: inserted 2 bases in 1 codon), with protein sequence MEDKNQTVVTEFILLGLTDHPYQKIVLFFMFLFVYLITLGGNXGIITLIWIDPRLHTPMYFFLSHLSFVDICSSSSIAPKMLCNIFAEKKGITFLGCAAQMWFFGLFEATECFLLAAMAYDRYVVICKPLLYTLIMSQQVCMQLVVGPYAMALISTMTHTIFTFCLPFCSSNIINHFFCDIFPLLSLACAGTWMNKFVLFVLAGAIGVLSGLIIMVSYICILMTVLKIQTANGKQKAFSTCFSHLAAVSILYGTLFLIYVRPSSSSSLGINKVISLFYTVVIPMVNPLIYSLRNKEVKDAFRRKFERKKFLIGR encoded by the exons ATGGAAGACAAGAACCAGACAGTAGtgactgaatttattttattgggCCTCACGGATCATCCCTATCAGAAGATTGTTCTCTTCTTCATGTTTCTCTTTGTTTATCTTATCACCCTGGGAGGTAA AGGGATTATCACTCTCATATGGATTGATCCCAGACTCCACACTCCTATGTACTTTTTTCTTAGCCACTTGTCCTTTGTAGATATTTGTTCCTCTTCTTCCATTGCCCCTAAGATGCTGTGTAATATCTTTGCAGAGAAAAAAGGCATCACTTTTCTGGGTTGTGCTGCACAGATGTGGTTCTTTGGTCTCTTTGAGGCAACTGAGTGTTTTCTCCTGGCTGCCATGGCATATGACCGGTATGTGGTCATCTGCAAGCCCTTGTTGTATACACTCATTATGTCTCAGCAGGTCTGCATGCAGCTGGTGGTAGGGCCTTATGCCATGGCTCTTATAAGCACCATGACTCATACAATTTTCACTTTTTGCCTACCTTTTTGTAGTTCAAATATTATCAATCACTTTTTCTGTGATATTTTTCCACTGCTTTCCCTAGCATGTGCAGGCACCTGGATGAATAAATTTGTACTGTTTGTCTTGGCTGGAGCTATAGGAGTACTCAGTGGTCTGATCATCATGGTCTCCTATATTTGCATCCTGATGACCGTCTTGAAGATCCAGACTGCTAATGGGAAGCAGAAAGCCTTTTCCACCTGTTTTTCTCACCTTGCAGCCGTCTCCATCCTGTATGGCACTCTTTTCTTGATTTATGTTCGGCCAAGTTCAAGTTCCTCCCTGGGTATCAATAAAGTGATTTCTCTGTTTTATACTGTGGTAATCCCCATGGTTAACCCCCTTATTTATAGCTTGAGGAATAAGGAGGTGAAAGATGCATTCAGAAgaaaatttgaaaggaaaaaatttcTTATAGGGAGGTAA